The genomic region AAGATGGACAAATACCCCCTTTAGCGTGGACGGTGTTGGTCATATTGGGATTCTAtgtttatattatttttattatcgAGGCATTGAAGCTCCCTCGATGGATCAAAGGAGCGGGACGGGAATGAAAAAGGAGTCTGCATACACCACGCTTGGCCGTGATTTGGGAGCGTCAGGGAAACTTGCATTGCACTGGGGAATACCGGAATTCACGTATTATAGATCGGCATAAGGCAGGGGAGCCAAACACTTGGGAAATATCTCTTTTCTGCTGAAAGCACTCTCACTTTACTTGGCCCACAATatctctctctcatctcttgaCTCTCTTGTTGATTCTGCTACAATCTGATGTCATCAATGTCACCTGGCACGGAAGACGAGATGATAGGAAGAAGGTTATTGACCCGGCATAAGGGAGGATGGAATGGCtggtggagaagatggagatatcCCTCACTTTTTGAGGCCTCTGAGATGGGACAATGGATCGACATAGGGAAACCATGATATACACATACCGGTGGCTCACGCTacaacaaacaaaacaacaagcTACTGGGCCACCCCCTCAATATAGGGATAGGCCATAGTGATCCCTTCACCCCTTTGTGGAAgaggtcttggccttgactcAAGGGCGAAGAGGGAATAATGAGAAATGAACTATTTTATAAACACATGCATCTCTGATGAAGCCTGTGACTCGTATTCTCGTATTGTTACCCCTGTTCCTTAACAGAATAGCTACAAACTAATCTCCACAAGTTCAACCTTCTAATCCCAGCGACGAGACCGCCTCGTTCTTATTTTACGGTTCTCACTAAAAGGCGCTTGTTCCATATTCGTCTCGTCTTCCCCGCAGGGTCCCCCCTCTCCAATGCTGATCTTGCAAGATCGTCGCTGGGGGGTGTGCGCCCGTTGAGAAGAGCATGTCGTATggaatgagaatgaggcTATTCTGAGTTTCTGGAAGAGGGAGGGGGGTTGGATAGtggagttgaagatgtcatTTCAGCTCGACGTTGCAAGCTTTGTAAGCGTTCACGTCAACCCCGCCTGGACATGGACAAGAAGATACTTGGGATGTTAGCTTCATCTCAAAGCGTAGCATTTGTAACGTTCCTTTATGAATATCGTCTGAGAGTCATGATGAGCGACATAACCCCCCTTGTACTGGAAAAGATACCTCAGACTGACACTTGTCTGTCAGCTCTTGAACTCGCCAGGGATGCTTTGCCTATCCCTATCTTGAATCATTCTCTTCGGGTCTATCTTCTAGCTCGGTATATCGCCGAGAAAGAAGACTCTCCCTTCAAATCTGGAGATCAGAGTCCACTTCTCTTTGTAGCAGCCATCCATCATGATATTGGAGCAAGCCATCTCTACAGTGGGGAGCATCGCTTTGAGATCTGCTCTGCCGACTGCGCAAAGGCCCATCTCGTCAAAAGCGGCTATTCTGAAGCTGCGTCACATCAAGTCTGGACTGCCATCGCCGTACATACGTCACCAGGCATAGCGGAGCGAATAGATCCCTTGTCCCGTCTCATACGCCTCGGCGTGCTGTCTGACTTTGGATCGAAAGATTACAGGACAAGTCTAGGCGTTGACGAATACTACGCCGAGATCGAAACGCTTCTGCCGAGATTAGATGCAGAAAAGTGCCTAGGTGACGCAGTTGTCAGTCAAGCGAAGGAGATACCTCATGTGGATAGCCTCACTTGGCCAAATGACGCCAAGTTCCCTGCTGCGAGCTGGCCTGGGATACTCCTGCGGGCACATGCCGAGAACCCAGGGCATGACGGCGTCAATCCAGCGTTCTGAAACACGCCAAAGTTCTCGGTTGACAGGCGATATCATTGTCGTAGGGAGTAAGATTGGCGGTGTAACCCGTTTTCCCCCTAAAGTGACATGGCGATGATCAAggggtgttggtgttgtagaTCTCACAAACGTGGACGATCTCAACTCGGCAGTTTTAGACTAATCACACGAGTCACGCTTGGCAAAAGAGCAGATCTATAGTAGATATACACCCGTGGATCCAGAGCAAAGGGTAGAAGTCAAAATAATATTGGATATCAGATCATACACCGTTGACTAAAACTCCGCCAAAAACGTATTGGATAAAAAGTACTCTGTACgagaataataataattgATGATCGAACATGGAAACAAAAGAATAGAACACAAAACTCCTCATCTCGTGACAAGAAACGTTAAATGTCGAGGAACCTCATTCATTTCATTCGCTTTCGAAAACACAACTCTCCAAATGTCTAATCCACACCCTCGTCTTGGAACTTTGGTGTCCCTGAACGGCTGATGTTGCTGGGTGTTCTGCTAAGGGGGCTGCTCTGCGAGCTTCCTTTTCGAAGCATGCCGCTCGCCCCGCCGCGGCCCCAGTTACCGTTAGTAACGACTTCAAGAGCGCGAGCCTCAGCGTCGTCACGACGTTGAGCTTCTGATGTGAAGCTTGGACTCAGCTTGCCATTTTCTGGCTCTGGGTTATTTGTGTCGACGAAGCCATCGTCATTATCACTGTCCAAGTCTGCAAGCTCGTCGTCCACTGTTCGACCTCGAGGGCTGAGTCGGCTCATGGGTACGTTTTGTGTTGCGTCGGCGTATAGGTTGGGATCGCGGCCCAGAACTCGATCAGCCTTACTCATCGTCTTAGGTCCTGCGAGCTTTGGTCCTGGGGTGAAATGCCGTCCTGCACCAGTAGGTCGTTCGGGGACATCAGGAATATCATCTGCGGATCCCCAACCGGCGTTAACCTCGCGAGCTCGTTGTTGTTCTCGCTCAGCCTTGAGTCGGTCCCGCGCCTCAAGCCATTTGCTGCTAGCCTCCCATGTCCAGCCATCTCCTGTTGTGTTGGACACAGGGAAGAACCAAAGCGCAGGTGTAGGTCCAAACAGATGTAACAAGTTGCGTTTccagccaagatcaaagacgTTGGGGAGTTTCTCAGAGTCCTGTTCGTCGAGATACTCCTCATATCGCCGTTGTCGTTGTTCTCGTTCTCGCTGAGCGTATGAAAGCTGAACAGGGTGAGAACCATCAGGTGGGTACGACCGTCgctcctcgccctcttcagGTCGAGTGATACCAGGCAGTGCATTTGTGTGAAAGTCGACGAAATGGCGAGCAGCTTCCGGTACGTTGTTGGCGGGGTTGTGAGCGGAGTTATAGGTCTTGCGCAAGGGCGATAGGTATCGTGTCTTTTCCAGACACTCAATCGTAGTCTGTCCACAACGAGCCA from Fusarium fujikuroi IMI 58289 draft genome, chromosome FFUJ_chr04 harbors:
- a CDS encoding related to zinc finger DHHC domain containing protein 2, which translates into the protein MATARRWARKVERCCCTFATYFPLAFVYGLTSWAVWVVVCIGNASRKSSWIGSGSSVIGVVLYIMLNWCYTTAVFTPPGSTTNDMGYGLLPTQNTPQGTSFTVKSNGEFRFCKKCQARKPDRAHHCSTCRRCVLKMDHHCPWLATCIGLRNHKAFLLFLIYTTVFCFWSFAVSGSWVWYEALDDQEYIDTFLPVNFIMLSVISGIIGLVVGAFTGWHIHLARCGQTTIECLEKTRYLSPLRKTYNSAHNPANNVPEAARHFVDFHTNALPGITRPEEGEERRSYPPDGSHPVQLSYAQREREQRQRRYEEYLDEQDSEKLPNVFDLGWKRNLLHLFGPTPALWFFPVSNTTGDGWTWEASSKWLEARDRLKAEREQQRAREVNAGWGSADDIPDVPERPTGAGRHFTPGPKLAGPKTMSKADRVLGRDPNLYADATQNVPMSRLSPRGRTVDDELADLDSDNDDGFVDTNNPEPENGKLSPSFTSEAQRRDDAEARALEVVTNGNWGRGGASGMLRKGSSQSSPLSRTPSNISRSGTPKFQDEGVD